ACGACAGATAAGTGCCACCACTCTAAGAAACAAGGCCAACTATAcgcattttatttattcaaaactCCATTTCAAGGAATAAATAGAAGAAACTGGAATGAAGATAATAAATGCAAACTGATCAAAGCTATTACAATGTCAGACATGAATCAAACTGCCTCAAGAATTTAAAAGTGTAAATGGGTGACAAAGGAATCTGTCAGCTGAACAGGTTTTTCAAGAGGGCTTCAAATTAATGAGCACGTTTGAGGCCAAATatctacggtggccgggaggtgcaaaacaattttacaatacgagaaacacttttacaaagctggagacaaatttacattttagaaaacatttttacaaatcagaaaacaaaattacattgccataacacatttacaagtcctgagacaaatttatatttgagaaaacaaatttacaagacgtgaaacacttttacaaacgctgagacaaatttacaagtaactttttcaaccggaaagggaatgtaccacgttaatcggcttatatgttcgccacaaaacgggcaaaagaccgcttgactgccgtccacCGTGGatcgccatgaactccttatcacttccggttctactcgacagttggtacattccctttccggttgaaaaagttacttgtaaaagtgtttcacgtcttgtaaatttgttttctcaaatgtaaatttgtctcaggacttgtaaatgtgttatggcaatgtaattttgttttctgatttgtaaaaatgttttctaaaatgtaaatttgtctccagctttgtaaaagtgtttctcgtattgtaaaattgttttgcacctcctgGCCACCGTAAATATCTGAAAGCTTTTTTAGACAGTTAGAGGCCTGATTACTTTCAGTCTGTGGTCTACATCTCAGAAAGGTTGTGAGCTCCTGGCTAACTAATTACGGGCTCCGAAGACCTCAGACATGAACATGAGCAAACTTTCAATGAAACTCTAGCGAATCCTAAATCTCAGCTAGCTGGTTCCAGGAGCCTCGTCCCCCCCCAGTCCCCACTCACCGCCATGTAGGGCTTGCAGCCTGCATCCATTGTCTTGGCCACAGAGTCCACAAGGTGGCCGCTGATGCCAAAGTCGCACATTTTCACTTGGCCCTGAGTGTTGATCAAAACATTGGAGGGCTTCACATCTGGAGGGGGACAGTGTTGGGAAGAATGATGAGCGAGAACCAACAAGAGGGAACAACAGGGAAGTGAAGAGTGTGTACACCGATGTTTACCTCTGTGTATCACTGACAGGTTATTGTGCAGATGCTCTAATGCCTTGACAATCTGtagagagaatagagaggaaaAGGCTGAAATCCTCAAGAAGCAATGTTGAGAACTTCAGTTTTAGTTGATATCTCAGTGATTCATTCTGTTTTACACATTAATGAAGcaatgtgtgaaaataaacaaaatttcccagaaaaaaaaggaaatttggAGTTTACTAATTAACAAATTGTACAGCTGTAAAGTTCTTCCCATCTTCCTCACAGAAAATAAGTATATTTTCCCAAAATcttgaactattcctttaatgtacACACAAACTAAGATACCTTAGTGACAgttacagtgtaaaaaaaaatgggacaGGACGTACTGCTACTGTGATCTTGCCCAAGATGTCCTCTGGGATGGTTTTGCCTTTCTCAATAACCTTCTTGTAGAACTTATCCAGAGACGTGTCCATCAGCTCCATACAGATCCAAACATCTCCctgaaacccccccccccaaaaataaGCAACAAGACGATCACACACTCAGCATAACATCACACGGGTGGGTCGTACCGCTCGTGAAACCAGTCGTTTAATTCACCTCTCTGAAGAGGGCGCCATAGAAGGTCACGGTGTAGAAGCAGTCCACCGTCCTCATGGAAATGTCCAGGTCCATCAGGAGCCTCTTCTGCTCCAGAGTGTTGACTGTGGCTCGAATCCTCTGGAGAAGCAAACACCACAGATTGGGCTGCCGGGGTCAGTATCAGGAGGCACTTATAGCTTAATTCAAACGCTGGCTAGTGTCCTATAACCTCCCCCCAAATACAACATGTCATAGATCCAATGGATCCCATCCAAATGTTTACAAGGTGAGCTCATACGTTGAACACATCAACGATGATACCCTCTGTGTGTCATGGTGCTATTTCGAAGGCATGGTGCATTAACAGAGATGCAGAATCAGGTAACCTGAGCAGCGGCTTCCCAGCTTACCTTGACAGCCATGATAACACCACTGGGCACATGTTTCATCTTGTCTACCACCCCGTACGCTCCCCTCCCCAGCTCGGCAATCTGCTCCAAGTCATCGGCCTTCACCACAAAGTTCTGGGCAGAGGAGGCAGGCGTTACGATGAAATATGCGTTCGGTTCAGAAGGAAAACAGAGCAGCGTGTTCGAGAGGAACGCAGAGCCAACTTTACCTGATCTCCGATTGTGACGCAAGCTTTCGAGTCAAGATCCCGAGGGGGCCTGCAGGGAGAGAGCAACGTTTAGACAACAGCGCGCAGATGGCTTTAATGCCAAAACGCTCTATAATAGATATTCACAGTCTAACAGAGAAATGAGCAAATGTTATTAGAGCAACTAATATGATTAATTAGTagtgaactttgattaaagtcgGTGCTAAAACCAATTATAATTCCTGAATCCCTGAAACTCTGCTGCGTGTAATTAACAACTGAACCAGGCAGAGAACGGTGCTTCTAAGTTACGTGCAGAGGCTTTGTATTCCACAATCATTCCCTTACACGAGACACCAACACAGCTCtcaattaaatattcatcagcAAGCCTCCAAATCTTTGGTCTTCTCCATCATAGGAGAGATAAAAAGTACAGCCTCACTGATGCTGAAATGTTAAGGTAGGTGccaatgtgaaaaaaaactaCTGATAATGTCAGCCAATATTCTTCATGTTTGACTATATTTAGTTTCCTTTTTAGCATTAGAGGCTAAAATATGTACAGAAGAGTACATTTGGTAGTTAAAGATATGAATAGAATGTCTCCAACTCATCTTGTGTGCTGCAAATTTGTGTTTATTGAGCGACATGTACACTGACTGATATCTGCAAAGAGAGAATACCAGGCCACTACATTTGTCCTACATCCTGGTTCTAATTTGGAAACCAGTTTAGGATGGTACGGCTGCCGTCACTACCCCAGCGTAAAAAAGGGGCCttacgctgctgctgctggtgcggGCTGTGGAAACAATTCTTTGGCCAGCTTCAGCCCGgggtt
This genomic window from Pempheris klunzingeri isolate RE-2024b chromosome 17, fPemKlu1.hap1, whole genome shotgun sequence contains:
- the LOC139216708 gene encoding dual specificity mitogen-activated protein kinase kinase 6-like, giving the protein MSLSKGGKKKNPGLKLAKELFPQPAPAAAAPPRDLDSKACVTIGDQNFVVKADDLEQIAELGRGAYGVVDKMKHVPSGVIMAVKRIRATVNTLEQKRLLMDLDISMRTVDCFYTVTFYGALFREGDVWICMELMDTSLDKFYKKVIEKGKTIPEDILGKITVAIVKALEHLHNNLSVIHRDVKPSNVLINTQGQVKMCDFGISGHLVDSVAKTMDAGCKPYMAPERINPDLNQKGYSVKSDIWSLGITMIELAILKFPYDSWGTPFQQLKQVVDEPSPQLPTDRFSPEFVDFISQCLRKKPNERPAYTELMQHPFFTLHDSKETDVASFVKVILDD